The Lycium barbarum isolate Lr01 chromosome 9, ASM1917538v2, whole genome shotgun sequence genome has a segment encoding these proteins:
- the LOC132609455 gene encoding protein ENHANCED DISEASE RESISTANCE 2-like, with product MCSTKQKQKLNKKGGGSEKDWREEVINSGSLKCVDLNDGTNGWASPPGDNFNLRSPNYFTKKTKIPSGEWLLQPAGVDWLRSNSKLDHVLARNDNRVIHALKKSHSQGKSLKTFVIAVNLQIPSRDHHSAVFYFATKENRPLEPGSLLYRFVHGDDSYRNSRFKIVNRMIKGPWIVKAAVGNYSACILGKALNCYYHKGDNYLEIDVDIGSSTIASAILHLALGYVTSVTIDMGFLVEGQMEEELPEKLFGAVRICQMEMSSATFVESFRKVIHNGHFSNISKVQSKDSEDEEDK from the exons ATGTGCTCGACAAAGCAGAAGCAAAAGCTCAATAAGAAGGGCGGTGGAAGCGAAAAAGATTGGAGAGAAGAAGTAATCAATAGCGGTTCGTTAAAGTGTGTTGATTTGAATGATGGAACAAATGGGTGGGCATCACCTCCAGGAGATAATTTCAATCTACGAAGTCCAAATTACTTCACGAAAAAGACGAAAATACCCTCAGGGGAATGGCTTTTGCAACCTGCTGGAGTTGATTGGCTAAGGTCAAATTCGAAACTCGACCATGTCCTTGCAAGGAACGATAACCGTGTAATACACGCACTGAAGAAATCTCATTCACAAG GTAAATCTCTAAAAACCTTCGTAATCGCGGTGAATCTTCAAATCCCTAGTAGGGACCACCACAGCGCGGTTTTTTACTTCGCCACTAAAGAAAACCGCCCACTCGAACCGGGTTCACTCCTCTATCGGTTTGTACACGGTGACGACTCGTATCGTAACAGCCGGTTCAAGATAGTGAACCGGATGATTAAAGGACCATGGATAGTGAAAGCTGCTGTGGGGAATTACTCAGCTTGTATACTTGGTAAAGCTTTGAATTGTTATTATCATAAAGGTGATAATTACTTAGAAATCGACGTGGATATTGGTAGCTCGACAATTGCTAGTGCGATTTTGCATTTGGCTTTAGGGTATGTTACATCAGTGACGATTGATATGGGGTTTTTAGTGGAGGGGCAGATGGAAGAAGAGTTGCCAGAAAAGTTGTTTGGTGCTGTGAGGATTTGTCAAATGGAAATGAGTTCTGCTACTTTTGTTGAGTCGTTCAGGAAAGTAATACACAATGGTCATTTTAGCAATATTAGTAAGGTGCAATCTAAGGACAGCGAAGATGAGGAAGACAAGTGA